Within Motilibacter aurantiacus, the genomic segment GTGTCCCTCGACGGGCCCGCGGGCTCCTTCTCCGCCCTGACCACGCCGGAGGTGCTGGGGCTGCTCGACTCCACGGCCCAGGCCCTGCTCGCGCCGGCATCCGCCGCCGTGCGCTGAGCGGGTAGCGCCCGTGGGGGCTGGGTAGGCGTCCTTCGATGAGCAACGAACGGCTGCACCTGCCCCCCACGATCCGTGCCTGCCTCTTCGACCTCGACGGCGTGCTCACCCGCACCGCCACCGTGCACGCGGCTGCGTGGAAGGAGATGTTCGACACCTTCCTGCAGCGGCGGGCCGAGCGCAACGGGGAGCAGTTCGTCCCGTTCGACCCGGTCACGGACTACGACGAGCACGTCGACGGCAAGCCGCGCGCGGACGGGACGGCCTCCTTCCTCGCCTCCCGCGGGATCGAGCTGCCGCAGGGCGACCCCGACGACCCGCCGGACGTCGAGACGGTGGCGGGCCTGGGGAACCGCAAGAACGAGATCGTGCAACGCCGCATCCGCGAGGACGGCGTCGAGGTGTACGCCGGCAGCGTCCGCTTCGTCGAGGCCGCGCGCGCTGCGGGGCTGCGGACCGCAGTGGTGTCCTCCAGCGCCAACACCGCGGAGGTGCTGCGGGTCACCGGCATCGAAGGGCTCTTCGAGGCGCGCATCGACGGGGTCGTCGCGAAGGAGCGACGGCTGCCGGGCAAGCCGGCCCCCGACACCTTCCTCGCGGGCGCGCAGGCGCTGGGGGCCTCCCCCGACCAGGCGGCCGTCTTCGAGGACGCGCTCGCCGGCGTCGCCGCCGGCGCCGCGGGCCACTTCGGCCACGTCGTCGGCGTGGACCGGGTGGGCCAGGCCGACGCGCTGCGCGAGCACGGCGCGGACGTCGTGGTCCGCGACCTCGCCGAGCTGCTGGAGGGCGTGTGATGCACCGCCACCTGCCCGAGCAGGAGGACGTCTTCCCCGTCGAGCCGTGGTGCCTGCGGGAGACGGCGCTGCACGAGCCGCTGCTCCCGCGCTCCGAGTCGCTGCTGGCCCTGTCGAACGGGCACATCGGCGTGCGTGGCAACCTCGACGAGGGCGAGCCGCACGGCCTGCCGGGGACGTACCTCAACTCCGTCTACGAGCTCCGGCCGCTGCCTTATGCAGAAGCCGGATACGGGTATCCGGAGTCGGGCCAGAGCCTCATCGACGTCACGAACGGCAAGATCCTGCGGCTGCTCGTGGACGACGAGCCGTTCGACGTGCGCTACGGCGACCTCATCTCCCACGAGCGGGTCCTCGACTTCCGGGCAGGCACGCTGACGCGCACGGCCGAGTGGCGCTCGCCCGCGGACCGCACCGTCCGGCTGACCACGACCCGGCTCGTCTCCTTCACCCACCGCTCCATCCTCGCGATCGAGTACGTCGTCGAGCCGGTCGACGCGGCCGCGCGCGTGGTCGTGCAGTCCGAGCTGGTCGCGAACGAGGTGCTGCCCGGCCCGGTCCACGACGACCCGCGGGTCTCCTCCGCGCTGGCGAACCCGCTGCGCAGCATCGAGCACTCCGCCGCCGGGACGTCGGCTTCCCTGCTGCACGAGACCAAGCAGAGCGGGCTGCGCGTGGCCACCGCGATGTCGCACC encodes:
- a CDS encoding beta-phosphoglucomutase family hydrolase; amino-acid sequence: MSNERLHLPPTIRACLFDLDGVLTRTATVHAAAWKEMFDTFLQRRAERNGEQFVPFDPVTDYDEHVDGKPRADGTASFLASRGIELPQGDPDDPPDVETVAGLGNRKNEIVQRRIREDGVEVYAGSVRFVEAARAAGLRTAVVSSSANTAEVLRVTGIEGLFEARIDGVVAKERRLPGKPAPDTFLAGAQALGASPDQAAVFEDALAGVAAGAAGHFGHVVGVDRVGQADALREHGADVVVRDLAELLEGV